The Leptolyngbya sp. 'hensonii' genomic interval GCCTGACATCCTTTGGTTAGAGGAGAAAGTGATGGAGACTCATGAAACTCTTAATGGCAATGGGAAGGGGAAGATTAGCATTACTAGAACCAGTGGATGTAGTAAAGAAAAATGCACCTTAATTACGGGTCGAACTTTCAATCTCACAGTTGCACCCCCATTTGTCATGCCAGTTATAGCGGCTTTCCGTCTCCTAATTAAAGATGGTCAGTGGATAAAACCTAAAGAGGAGTTGTGGGAGCAGTACGGAGTGATGCTAGTCGAAAGACTGTGGGATACATACAAAATAGAAGGACGCTCAAGCGCAGCTTCCTTTGGTCGTTCCAAGAGTACTTGGAATACCCTAACTAACACAATTGCTATGCAGTTTGTTCAAATCTAACTGCACTCATAGCAGAGGGCTAACAATTCTGGTGCAGCGGATTGACCGAAGCCGCTTTGTGTTGTTTCAAAGTCTCTGGCAACCGCTGACCAGGAACGTTATGCCGCCTGTGTTATTGGTGGGGCACGCATATAAGCACTGCCTGTTTGAGTTCAGCTTTGACCTTACTTGTATAAAATAGAGCCAGCGAAAAAGGTGACAAGGTGGTCTATATGAACGATGATGTGGGGCGAATTGGATTAGAAGAGACGATCGCGGCATTGCGGCAGGAATTGATAGCGTCCATCGTTGCCTCTCAAGGTGAGGGGCTGCGTTTTGAAGTCGGAGAGGTGACAGTGGAATTTCATGTCGAAGTAGAACGCAGCGCAGATGCGAAAGGCGGAATCAAGTTTTGGGTAGTTGAACTGGGTGGCAGTGGTGGAACGAAAGACAAGTCCATTCATAAAGTGACTATCCCCCTCAAACCTCTTAGACGGGACGGAAAACCTGTGTTGACAGGCAGTGACCAGGTGCCCATGTAGTGGTGAGTTAAACGCTTATGGTTAGGGAATTTGAACCGGGTCGAGCATTGGAGGTAATTCGACCGAAATACGGCTCTGCTTACCGGGTTGGGGGCAGACTGGTGTTAACTGCTGCTCATCTTTTATCTGAGGTTGATTCTAGTTGCCGTGTCAGGTCAAAACAGAGCTTTGGGGAAATAGAAGCCAGAGTTGTGTGGAAAGCCTCACAAGCAGATATTGCCTTAATCGAACTACCTGAGAGCATTGAACCTTGTGAAGCGATCGTATGTTTATCCTCAAACCAATCGAGCACTTGCGGATAGTAGG includes:
- a CDS encoding trypco2 family protein produces the protein MNDDVGRIGLEETIAALRQELIASIVASQGEGLRFEVGEVTVEFHVEVERSADAKGGIKFWVVELGGSGGTKDKSIHKVTIPLKPLRRDGKPVLTGSDQVPM